A stretch of Myxococcus hansupus DNA encodes these proteins:
- a CDS encoding YdcF family protein, giving the protein MLTCGVFGLAWVVDRFGQREGAAPADALVVLGARVLPGGVPSGALRARTEHAVALYRRGVAPRLVFSGGVGVNPPSEARAMLQLATRMGVPAEACVLEEGSHSTDDNARLTSVLLRELGARRVVVVSDPYHLMRARNYFRLYGHEVATSPALETERNLDTMDRIYWTVREAVALLVHPRVLLARAPTSPAP; this is encoded by the coding sequence GTGCTGACGTGTGGTGTCTTCGGGCTCGCCTGGGTGGTGGACCGCTTCGGGCAGCGTGAGGGCGCGGCGCCCGCGGATGCGCTGGTGGTCCTGGGGGCGCGTGTGCTCCCGGGCGGTGTGCCTTCCGGTGCGCTGCGGGCGCGCACGGAGCACGCGGTGGCGCTGTATCGCCGTGGGGTGGCACCTCGGCTGGTCTTCTCCGGCGGCGTGGGCGTGAATCCGCCATCCGAAGCGCGGGCCATGCTTCAGCTCGCCACGCGGATGGGCGTGCCCGCCGAGGCGTGTGTGCTCGAGGAGGGCAGTCACTCCACGGATGACAACGCGCGGCTCACGTCGGTGCTGCTTCGCGAGCTGGGCGCGCGGCGTGTCGTGGTGGTGTCCGACCCGTACCACCTGATGCGCGCGCGCAACTACTTCCGGCTGTACGGCCATGAAGTGGCCACCAGTCCGGCGCTGGAGACCGAGCGCAACCTCGACACGATGGACCGCATCTACTGGACGGTGCGAGAAGCCGTCGCGCTGCTCGTGCATCCGCGTGTGTTGCTGGCGCGCGCGCCTACTTCTCCGGCACCGTGA
- the modA gene encoding molybdate ABC transporter substrate-binding protein: MRHLTLLCAVVTLLAGSLARADKALVFAAVSTTDALQELAPAFTKATGHTVEFSLGASSDLARQVIAGAPADVFLSADEAQMDAVEKAGLIAPATRVDLLSNRLVVVVPADAKTKLSTPSALRGLKRLSLADPEAVPAGVYAKAWLVKVGLWKELAPKVIPALDVRAALAAVETGRVDAGVVYSTDAAHSKRVRVAFQVPEQDVPRIAYPAAVLTRGDATEAGRAFVRFLQSDAARKVFARHGFGTPAVAPGTRAP; the protein is encoded by the coding sequence ATGCGTCATCTGACCCTGCTCTGTGCCGTCGTCACGTTGTTGGCGGGCTCGCTCGCTCGGGCCGACAAGGCGCTGGTGTTCGCGGCCGTGAGCACCACCGACGCGCTCCAGGAGTTGGCTCCGGCCTTCACGAAGGCCACGGGGCACACGGTGGAATTCTCGCTGGGGGCCTCCAGTGACCTGGCGCGTCAGGTCATCGCGGGGGCCCCGGCGGATGTCTTCCTCTCCGCGGACGAAGCGCAGATGGATGCGGTGGAGAAGGCGGGGCTCATCGCGCCAGCGACCCGCGTGGACCTGTTGTCCAACCGGCTGGTGGTGGTGGTGCCGGCGGATGCGAAGACGAAGCTGTCCACACCCTCCGCGTTGCGAGGGCTCAAGCGGCTGTCGCTGGCGGACCCGGAGGCGGTGCCCGCGGGCGTGTACGCGAAGGCCTGGCTGGTGAAGGTGGGGCTCTGGAAGGAGCTGGCGCCGAAGGTCATCCCGGCGTTGGACGTGCGCGCGGCGCTGGCGGCGGTGGAGACGGGGCGCGTGGACGCGGGCGTGGTGTATTCCACGGACGCGGCGCATTCGAAGCGCGTGCGCGTGGCCTTCCAGGTGCCCGAGCAAGACGTGCCGCGCATCGCGTATCCCGCCGCCGTGCTGACGCGCGGTGACGCGACGGAGGCGGGCCGCGCCTTCGTGCGCTTCCTTCAGTCCGACGCGGCCCGGAAGGTCTTCGCGCGGCATGGCTTCGGTACTCCCGCCGTGGCGCCGGGGACGCGGGCTCCTTGA
- a CDS encoding MarR family winged helix-turn-helix transcriptional regulator, whose product MGYSVSRKFHKEDDDVSEDLEKLQGLLLALGRRRSLRDPIASMCEQLQFTPPQVHAILWLGRDGALTMGDLARRLGVTEKTVTGVVDRLERQGHLARERSATDRRVVHCRLTEDGQATWQRLERLVSSGMRQFLGILDTGDRKALFSILEKLLKRIDAPPTPATPRERSA is encoded by the coding sequence ATGGGATACTCCGTGTCACGGAAATTCCACAAAGAGGATGATGACGTCTCCGAGGACCTGGAGAAGCTCCAAGGCCTGCTCCTCGCGTTGGGCCGGCGCCGTTCGCTCCGTGACCCCATCGCCAGCATGTGCGAGCAGCTCCAGTTCACGCCACCCCAGGTCCACGCCATCCTGTGGCTCGGCCGGGACGGCGCGCTCACCATGGGCGACCTCGCGCGCAGACTGGGCGTCACCGAGAAGACGGTGACGGGTGTGGTGGACCGGCTCGAACGCCAGGGACACCTCGCTCGCGAGCGCAGCGCGACCGACCGGCGCGTCGTCCACTGCCGCCTCACGGAGGATGGGCAGGCGACCTGGCAGCGGCTCGAGCGCCTCGTCTCCTCCGGCATGCGCCAGTTCCTGGGCATCCTGGACACGGGAGACCGCAAGGCCCTCTTCTCCATCCTGGAGAAGCTGCTGAAGCGCATCGACGCCCCGCCGACGCCGGCCACGCCGCGCGAACGTTCAGCCTGA
- a CDS encoding trypsin-like peptidase domain-containing protein, which translates to MTGRARGLAVGVLLGLVACRRDAEETPPESVPYTEQAPSSSEPSGPALPPGRALALASVAPLVASVSPAVVNVEVRIGASAREEGEDTPWGGGGASPFGDSPQDDGTPWGGDGPSPFGGAPQDEDAPRGGGGPSPFLGAPRGGGGASPFLGAPRNGGGASPFLGAPGDDSPFGGSPFDGSPFGGSPFDDAPPSPFKDSVPFAPPVREGIGSGFIIDATGRVLTNHHLVADAEEIQVQLADGRDLEARVLGSDPLTDVAILQLELPKGAKALPVVRMGDSDALRVGDWVVAIGNPFGLASSTSLGILSAKERNIEAGPFDDFLQTDAAINPGNSGGPLFNLRGEVVGINTAIAGEGSSIGFAVPSNLVKSLLPQLEKKGSVSRGWLGLLVQDMTPDLGEALGAPVREGAVVTDVTRETAAARAGLQQDDVIVSVDGQPVDSARALTRWVAMKAPGSELSLTLYRDAKKHDVKATLGKRPDLEGVAANKPPDDAKRPAEHRVGLSVMDMDPRLAESEELPETGALVTEVAPASMAEHAGMLPGMVVVEAANQPVRGAQDVVRALRKTKPGQRVLLRVALPGGGRELRALTVPEK; encoded by the coding sequence ATGACGGGACGCGCACGCGGGCTGGCGGTGGGAGTACTCCTGGGCCTGGTGGCCTGCCGGAGGGACGCGGAGGAGACGCCGCCGGAGTCGGTGCCCTACACGGAGCAGGCACCCTCCTCCAGCGAGCCCTCCGGGCCCGCGCTGCCCCCGGGACGTGCATTGGCGCTCGCCTCCGTCGCACCGCTGGTGGCCTCCGTGAGTCCCGCGGTCGTCAACGTGGAGGTCCGGATTGGCGCGTCCGCGCGGGAGGAGGGCGAGGACACGCCATGGGGTGGCGGAGGGGCATCGCCTTTTGGTGACTCACCGCAAGACGACGGCACGCCGTGGGGTGGCGACGGGCCATCGCCCTTCGGTGGCGCTCCGCAAGATGAAGACGCACCGAGGGGTGGCGGCGGGCCGTCGCCCTTTCTTGGCGCACCGAGGGGTGGCGGAGGGGCATCACCCTTCCTTGGCGCACCGAGGAATGGCGGAGGGGCATCGCCCTTTCTTGGCGCACCGGGGGATGACTCGCCCTTCGGAGGCTCCCCCTTCGATGGGTCGCCTTTCGGGGGCTCGCCCTTTGATGACGCTCCGCCCTCCCCGTTCAAAGACTCCGTCCCCTTCGCCCCACCCGTGCGCGAGGGCATCGGCTCGGGGTTCATCATCGACGCCACGGGCCGGGTACTCACCAACCACCATCTGGTGGCGGACGCCGAGGAGATTCAGGTGCAGCTCGCCGACGGGCGCGACCTGGAGGCCCGCGTGTTGGGCTCGGACCCGCTCACGGACGTGGCGATACTCCAACTCGAATTGCCGAAGGGCGCGAAGGCGCTTCCCGTGGTGCGCATGGGGGACTCGGACGCGCTGCGCGTCGGGGACTGGGTGGTGGCCATTGGCAATCCGTTTGGCCTGGCCTCCAGCACCAGCCTGGGCATCCTCTCCGCGAAGGAACGGAACATCGAGGCGGGCCCCTTCGATGATTTCCTCCAGACGGATGCCGCCATCAACCCAGGGAACTCTGGCGGCCCGCTGTTCAACCTGCGCGGCGAGGTGGTGGGCATCAACACCGCCATCGCGGGTGAGGGCTCGAGCATTGGCTTCGCGGTGCCCAGCAACCTCGTCAAGTCACTGCTGCCGCAGTTGGAGAAGAAGGGCAGCGTCTCCCGAGGCTGGCTGGGGCTGCTGGTGCAGGACATGACGCCGGACCTGGGTGAAGCGTTGGGTGCGCCGGTGCGCGAAGGCGCGGTCGTCACGGACGTCACCCGGGAGACCGCGGCCGCCAGGGCAGGGCTCCAGCAGGATGACGTCATTGTCTCCGTGGATGGGCAGCCCGTCGACTCGGCGCGAGCGCTCACGCGGTGGGTCGCGATGAAGGCGCCGGGTTCGGAGCTCTCGTTGACGCTCTACCGGGACGCGAAGAAGCACGACGTGAAGGCGACCCTGGGCAAACGGCCTGACCTGGAGGGCGTCGCCGCGAACAAGCCCCCGGACGACGCGAAGCGCCCCGCGGAGCATCGCGTGGGGTTGAGCGTGATGGACATGGACCCACGGCTCGCGGAGTCGGAGGAGCTGCCCGAGACGGGCGCGCTGGTGACGGAGGTGGCGCCAGCCTCCATGGCGGAACACGCGGGGATGCTTCCCGGCATGGTGGTGGTGGAGGCCGCGAACCAACCCGTGCGCGGTGCGCAGGACGTGGTGCGCGCGCTGCGGAAGACGAAGCCGGGACAGAGGGTGCTGCTCCGCGTCGCGCTTCCCGGCGGAGGCCGCGAGCTGCGCGCGCTCACGGTGCCGGAGAAGTAG